In uncultured Cohaesibacter sp., a genomic segment contains:
- the nth gene encoding endonuclease III codes for MSEKEAAASTSKPKAAGKAAARGKKPSRRRKWSKMPKEDIEALFDRFSRQRPNPRGELDYSSAYTLLVAVVLSAQATDVSVNKATGPLFAIADTPEKMVALGQETLEDYIKTIGLYRNKAKNVILLSQKLIDQFGGEVPDDRDALVSLPGVGRKTANVVLNIYFGQPTIAVDTHIFRLANRLELAPGKTVDEVELALEKVIPEPYIRHSHHWLILHGRYVCKARKPDCQKCIVADLCRYKEKTYSVPAAIVELDAYENKQSSPDKTGEFGA; via the coding sequence GTGAGCGAGAAAGAGGCCGCAGCTTCCACAAGCAAGCCAAAAGCAGCCGGCAAAGCCGCAGCAAGGGGCAAAAAACCTTCCCGCCGCCGCAAATGGAGCAAGATGCCCAAAGAGGATATCGAGGCGCTGTTTGACCGCTTTTCCCGTCAACGGCCCAATCCGCGCGGCGAGCTGGACTATTCCAGCGCCTATACGCTGCTCGTCGCGGTGGTGCTTTCCGCTCAGGCCACCGATGTCAGCGTCAACAAGGCCACCGGTCCGCTCTTTGCCATAGCCGACACGCCGGAAAAGATGGTGGCGCTGGGGCAGGAAACGCTTGAGGACTATATCAAGACCATCGGGCTTTATCGCAACAAGGCCAAGAATGTCATTCTGCTCAGCCAGAAGCTGATCGACCAATTCGGCGGAGAGGTTCCCGATGATCGCGACGCACTGGTCAGCCTGCCCGGCGTTGGCCGCAAGACGGCCAATGTGGTGCTCAATATCTATTTCGGACAACCGACCATCGCGGTCGACACCCATATATTCCGCCTTGCCAACCGGCTGGAACTGGCTCCGGGGAAAACGGTGGACGAGGTGGAGCTGGCGCTGGAGAAGGTCATTCCCGAGCCCTATATCCGCCATTCCCATCACTGGCTGATCCTGCATGGGCGCTATGTTTGCAAGGCGCGCAAACCGGATTGCCAGAAATGCATCGTTGCCGATCTTTGCCGCTACAAGGAAAAGACCTATTCGGTGCCCGCCGCCATCGTGGAGCTGGATGCTTACGAGAATAAGCAGAGTTCCCCGGACAAGACGGGGGAATTTGGCGCCTAG
- a CDS encoding DUF3592 domain-containing protein: MRYQSAYRYPGADHIDRECFKDKASAGRDLKASKSQPVKLIDIVKFALMLVGLALFIVGIAHYFTAQDIKSWHQKEVTITRADVVRLPVADGTPVFTAQVEYEFVHNGELISGNKLSLTKIRSKSPGVVKKEIAAYWEGRTVLAHVNPQQSDETFLKSNPLAYIFWLIAPGLVLMFASLLISQIQYRRRMKLQRKAWRFGEFNALVPQPVESRKR; encoded by the coding sequence ATGCGTTATCAATCCGCATACCGGTATCCCGGTGCAGACCATATTGATCGTGAGTGCTTCAAGGACAAAGCCTCCGCTGGCCGGGATCTGAAGGCAAGTAAATCTCAGCCGGTCAAGTTGATAGATATCGTCAAATTCGCCTTGATGCTGGTTGGTCTCGCTCTCTTCATTGTCGGCATCGCGCATTATTTCACGGCTCAGGACATCAAATCCTGGCATCAGAAGGAAGTGACGATCACCCGTGCCGATGTGGTGCGCCTGCCAGTTGCTGATGGCACTCCGGTTTTTACCGCGCAGGTGGAATATGAATTTGTCCATAATGGCGAACTGATAAGCGGCAATAAGCTGTCTCTCACCAAAATTCGTTCCAAATCTCCCGGCGTGGTGAAAAAGGAAATTGCGGCCTACTGGGAAGGGCGCACTGTTCTGGCCCATGTCAATCCGCAGCAAAGCGATGAGACTTTCCTCAAATCCAATCCTCTGGCCTATATTTTCTGGCTGATTGCTCCGGGACTGGTGCTGATGTTCGCGAGCCTGCTTATTTCCCAGATTCAATATCGCCGCAGAATGAAGCTGCAGCGCAAGGCATGGCGGTTTGGTGAATTCAACGCACTTGTGCCCCAGCCGGTCGAAAGCCGAAAGCGCTAA
- the dapB gene encoding 4-hydroxy-tetrahydrodipicolinate reductase produces the protein MTDIRLVVVGAQGRMGRALITAITEQQGVCVAGAVEREGADSIGMDAGVLAGLQPLDVAVSSDLDAALDEADGLIDFTAPAASLAFARITAAKSKIHIVGTTGFTPDEEAELKAIAESGATMVRSGNMSLGVNLLSKLIEQAAKALDADFDLEILEMHHKHKVDAPSGTALLLGEAAARGRGIDLHANAVMSREGMTGARERGSIGFATLRGGSVVGEHSVILAGEGERIELTHKAQDRSIFARGAVKAALWAKDKPVGFYSMMDVLGLN, from the coding sequence ATGACCGACATCCGGCTTGTTGTAGTAGGTGCTCAGGGGCGAATGGGCCGCGCGCTCATTACCGCCATTACCGAACAGCAGGGTGTATGTGTCGCAGGCGCTGTCGAACGGGAAGGCGCTGACTCCATTGGCATGGACGCCGGTGTGTTGGCCGGGCTTCAGCCGCTTGACGTCGCCGTTTCCAGCGATCTGGATGCAGCGCTTGACGAAGCAGATGGTCTCATTGATTTTACCGCTCCGGCCGCGAGCCTTGCTTTTGCCCGCATCACCGCTGCGAAAAGCAAGATCCATATTGTCGGCACCACCGGTTTTACACCCGATGAGGAAGCAGAGCTCAAGGCTATTGCCGAAAGTGGCGCAACCATGGTCCGCTCGGGCAATATGAGCCTCGGGGTCAATCTGCTCTCGAAACTGATCGAGCAGGCAGCCAAAGCACTGGACGCGGACTTCGATCTGGAAATTCTTGAAATGCATCACAAGCACAAGGTGGACGCGCCCTCCGGCACGGCTCTTCTGCTTGGCGAGGCTGCTGCGCGTGGACGCGGCATCGATTTGCACGCCAATGCCGTCATGTCCCGCGAAGGCATGACCGGGGCCCGGGAAAGGGGCAGCATTGGATTTGCCACCCTGCGTGGCGGTTCCGTGGTTGGCGAGCATAGTGTGATCCTGGCAGGGGAAGGCGAGCGCATCGAGCTCACGCATAAGGCCCAGGATCGCTCCATTTTTGCCCGTGGTGCCGTCAAGGCTGCATTATGGGCAAAAGACAAACCCGTTGGCTTTTACTCCATGATGGATGTTCTGGGACTGAATTGA
- the hisF gene encoding imidazole glycerol phosphate synthase subunit HisF: MLKARVIPCLDVKDGRVVKGVNFVDLKDAGDPVESAKAYDAAGADELCFLDITASHENRGTILDVVRRTAEECFMPVTVGGGIRTTDNIRDLLKAGADKVSINTAAVLRREFIREASEKFGAQCIVASVDAKRVSKEGEPLKWEIFTHGGRTPTGIDAIEYAQEVVDLGAGEILLTSMDRDGTKIGFDIDLTRRIADMLTVPVIASGGVGTLDHLVEGVRDGHATAVLAASIFHFGEFSIQQAKEHMVKAGIPMRMDMGK, encoded by the coding sequence ATGCTGAAAGCCCGTGTCATTCCCTGCCTTGATGTGAAGGATGGTCGCGTCGTCAAGGGCGTCAATTTCGTTGATCTGAAGGATGCCGGTGACCCGGTGGAAAGCGCCAAGGCCTATGACGCCGCCGGTGCCGACGAGCTTTGCTTTCTGGACATCACCGCCAGCCACGAGAACAGGGGTACCATTCTGGATGTGGTGCGCCGCACCGCCGAGGAATGCTTCATGCCGGTGACCGTCGGTGGCGGTATCCGCACCACAGACAATATCCGAGATCTGCTCAAGGCCGGAGCCGACAAGGTGTCGATCAACACCGCCGCCGTGCTGCGCCGGGAGTTTATCCGGGAAGCGTCGGAGAAATTCGGCGCCCAATGCATTGTTGCTTCCGTTGATGCCAAGCGCGTCAGCAAGGAGGGCGAGCCGCTCAAATGGGAAATCTTCACCCATGGTGGCCGCACGCCAACCGGCATCGACGCCATCGAATATGCTCAGGAAGTGGTTGATCTGGGCGCGGGAGAAATCCTGCTTACCTCGATGGATCGCGATGGCACCAAAATTGGTTTCGATATCGATCTGACCCGCAGGATCGCAGATATGCTGACGGTTCCTGTGATTGCGTCGGGCGGAGTTGGCACCCTTGATCATCTGGTCGAAGGGGTGCGCGATGGCCACGCCACCGCGGTTCTGGCTGCCTCCATCTTCCATTTTGGCGAATTCTCTATTCAGCAAGCCAAGGAACATATGGTCAAGGCAGGCATCCCGATGCGGATGGATATGGGCAAATAG
- a CDS encoding phosphoribosyl-ATP diphosphatase, which yields MTNFTLNDLEAIIAKRATSGDPKSYTRKLMGKGVGKCAQKMGEEAVEAVIASVKGDKAELTAETADLLYHLLVVLRISDVPLSDVMKELASRTGQTGLEEKASRSAD from the coding sequence GTGACAAACTTTACGCTCAATGATCTAGAGGCCATCATCGCCAAACGCGCTACCTCGGGCGATCCGAAATCCTATACCCGCAAGCTGATGGGCAAGGGCGTGGGCAAATGCGCCCAGAAAATGGGTGAGGAAGCCGTCGAAGCCGTAATTGCCTCGGTCAAGGGCGACAAGGCGGAGCTGACAGCCGAAACCGCAGATCTGCTCTATCACCTGCTGGTGGTGCTGAGAATTTCCGATGTGCCCCTTTCAGACGTGATGAAAGAGCTTGCCAGTCGCACGGGCCAGACCGGTCTTGAGGAAAAGGCCTCGCGCTCTGCGGACTAA
- a CDS encoding 2,3-bisphosphoglycerate-dependent phosphoglycerate mutase, giving the protein MERTLVLARHGQSDWNLKNLFTGWKDPDLTEQGTAEAIAAGKKLNDLGMKFDVAFTSDLQRAQKTCQHILDGVGQSDLTTYRDLALNERDYGDLSGLNKDDARKKWGEEQVHIWRRSYDVPPPGGESLKDTAARTLPYFITDILPQVMAGKSVLCAAHGNSLRSIVMVLDRLTKEEILEVNLGTGVPIVYKFNADTTIASKEILG; this is encoded by the coding sequence ATGGAACGGACACTAGTGCTGGCACGTCATGGCCAGAGCGATTGGAATCTGAAAAACCTTTTCACCGGCTGGAAAGACCCTGACCTTACCGAGCAAGGCACTGCTGAAGCCATTGCCGCTGGTAAGAAGCTGAATGATCTGGGCATGAAATTCGACGTGGCCTTTACGTCCGATCTGCAGCGCGCGCAGAAAACCTGCCAGCATATTCTTGATGGCGTTGGCCAGTCCGACCTGACCACCTATCGCGATCTGGCTCTGAATGAACGCGATTATGGCGACCTGTCTGGTCTGAACAAGGATGACGCCCGCAAGAAATGGGGCGAGGAACAGGTTCACATCTGGCGCCGTTCTTACGACGTTCCTCCTCCGGGCGGCGAAAGCCTGAAGGACACCGCAGCCCGCACGCTGCCTTACTTCATCACCGACATCCTGCCGCAGGTCATGGCTGGCAAGTCTGTGCTTTGCGCAGCTCATGGCAACTCCCTGCGCTCCATCGTGATGGTTCTGGACCGTCTGACCAAGGAAGAAATTCTTGAAGTCAATCTGGGCACCGGTGTTCCGATCGTCTACAAATTCAATGCAGACACCACCATCGCCTCCAAGGAAATCCTTGGTTGA
- a CDS encoding N-acetyltransferase, with the protein MCNHPVAIRLASIEDIPTLQAIEISAASLFRATAYPELAVGPPISRKAHEVHFAKKHPVFVAEVKADEAGSLAACCSIMVGFALVAPLGKGLHLHELSVHADHQHRGIGRSLLRHILAFARQKAFHNVTLTTYSDIAWNAAFYRSEGFSILQSLKDDPALETILQKEIAAGAKAQTRCAMRHDLA; encoded by the coding sequence ATGTGCAACCATCCTGTAGCCATAAGGCTTGCCAGCATTGAGGATATCCCGACGCTTCAGGCGATCGAGATTTCGGCCGCTTCGCTTTTCCGCGCAACAGCCTATCCGGAGCTGGCAGTTGGCCCGCCCATTTCACGCAAGGCCCATGAGGTGCATTTTGCCAAGAAGCATCCGGTTTTCGTGGCCGAAGTGAAGGCAGACGAGGCTGGCAGTCTTGCTGCATGCTGCTCGATTATGGTGGGATTTGCTCTGGTTGCGCCATTGGGCAAGGGCTTGCATCTGCATGAATTGTCAGTGCATGCGGATCATCAGCACAGGGGCATAGGGCGTTCGCTGTTGCGGCATATTCTTGCTTTTGCGCGGCAAAAGGCTTTTCACAATGTCACGCTGACGACCTATTCAGACATCGCATGGAACGCAGCCTTTTATCGCAGCGAAGGCTTTTCAATCCTTCAAAGCCTTAAAGACGATCCAGCGCTGGAGACAATCCTGCAAAAGGAAATTGCCGCTGGCGCAAAGGCACAGACCAGATGTGCCATGCGTCACGATCTGGCATGA
- a CDS encoding adenosine kinase, whose amino-acid sequence MTAPRFDVLGIGNAIVDVLARVEDDFLVEEGLHKGSMNLIDTERAEYLYAKMGAGIESSGGSAGNTIFGFTSLGGKAAYFGKVANDQLGEIFAHDMRSLGAHFETRPLVGGNPTARCMVLISPDGERTMNTYLGACSELTEQDIDEAVVRESGILYMEGYLWDKENAKNAFRKAARVAHEAGRKVSITLSDSFCVDRFREEFLELIQSGQVDIVFANESEVKALYQTSDRATALNALRRDTSLSAVTLGGEGSVAISGNQTHHVAACSVRELVDTTGAGDLYAAGFLFGLAQDMHLEKCAMLGNFCASEVIQHVGPRPEHDLRHAAEQGQLL is encoded by the coding sequence ATGACTGCACCACGTTTTGACGTTCTGGGAATTGGCAATGCGATTGTCGATGTACTTGCGCGGGTTGAAGATGACTTTCTGGTCGAGGAGGGCCTGCATAAAGGCTCGATGAATCTGATCGATACCGAGCGGGCCGAATATCTTTACGCCAAAATGGGTGCGGGTATCGAATCCTCGGGCGGCAGCGCTGGCAACACCATTTTCGGTTTTACCAGCCTTGGCGGCAAGGCTGCCTATTTCGGCAAGGTTGCCAATGACCAGCTGGGTGAGATCTTCGCCCATGACATGCGCTCGCTCGGTGCCCATTTTGAAACAAGGCCCCTTGTTGGCGGCAATCCGACTGCCCGTTGCATGGTGCTGATTTCCCCTGATGGCGAACGGACCATGAATACCTATCTGGGGGCCTGCAGCGAGCTGACCGAGCAGGATATTGATGAAGCGGTGGTCAGGGAGAGCGGCATTCTCTATATGGAAGGCTATCTCTGGGACAAGGAAAATGCCAAGAATGCCTTCCGCAAGGCAGCCCGGGTCGCCCATGAGGCCGGACGCAAGGTTTCCATCACGCTGTCCGACAGTTTCTGCGTTGACCGGTTTCGCGAGGAATTTCTCGAACTGATCCAGTCCGGTCAGGTCGATATCGTGTTTGCCAATGAATCCGAGGTCAAGGCCCTGTATCAGACATCAGACCGGGCAACGGCACTCAATGCCTTGCGCCGCGATACCAGCCTTTCGGCAGTGACCTTGGGTGGGGAGGGCTCTGTTGCCATTTCCGGCAACCAGACCCATCATGTGGCAGCCTGCTCGGTGCGGGAATTGGTGGATACCACCGGTGCCGGTGATCTCTATGCTGCCGGTTTCCTCTTCGGTCTGGCTCAGGACATGCATCTGGAAAAATGCGCGATGCTGGGCAATTTCTGTGCCTCGGAAGTCATCCAGCATGTCGGGCCCCGTCCTGAGCATGATCTCAGACATGCCGCCGAGCAGGGCCAGCTGCTGTAA
- a CDS encoding bifunctional helix-turn-helix domain-containing protein/methylated-DNA--[protein]-cysteine S-methyltransferase, giving the protein MAPKQTSPAHLLLDGECPILTDAQKSPEDRQDALRDYDTIRRSIEYLTDHWRDQPGLERLSDHIGLSPHHLQRLFTRWTGGLSPKGFIQAVTLDNAKKMLDQSASVMEAAFEVGLSGSSRLHDLFVTHEAITPGAYKAKGLGLTIFYAFHPSPFGKALVMVTEHGLAGLAFADPGEEQTALEDMYGRWPNASYRLDEEATRSYAGHIFTPDAWQQEQPLRITLIGTDFEIRVWEMLLKIPLGSMTTYSAIARHMGNPKASRAVGTAVGKNPISFVVPCHRVLGKGGSICGYHWGLTRKRAILGWEQGHVAGNG; this is encoded by the coding sequence ATGGCCCCCAAACAGACATCACCTGCGCATTTGCTTCTGGATGGCGAATGCCCCATCCTCACGGATGCCCAAAAGAGCCCCGAAGACAGACAGGACGCCTTGCGGGATTATGATACCATTCGCCGCTCGATTGAATATCTCACTGATCACTGGCGCGACCAGCCCGGTCTTGAAAGACTGTCCGATCATATCGGCCTGTCGCCGCATCATCTCCAGCGCCTGTTCACCCGCTGGACGGGCGGCCTCTCGCCCAAGGGCTTCATTCAGGCGGTCACTCTCGACAATGCCAAGAAGATGCTGGATCAATCCGCCTCCGTAATGGAAGCTGCCTTTGAAGTCGGCCTTTCCGGTTCCTCTCGCCTGCATGATCTGTTTGTTACCCATGAGGCGATCACGCCGGGCGCCTACAAGGCCAAGGGGCTCGGTCTCACCATATTCTATGCCTTTCATCCAAGCCCCTTTGGCAAGGCTCTTGTGATGGTCACCGAGCATGGTCTTGCCGGTCTAGCCTTTGCCGATCCGGGCGAGGAGCAGACGGCGCTGGAAGACATGTATGGCCGCTGGCCCAACGCGAGCTACAGGCTGGATGAAGAGGCCACACGCAGCTATGCGGGCCATATTTTCACCCCCGATGCATGGCAGCAGGAACAGCCCTTGCGGATCACGCTGATCGGCACGGATTTCGAGATACGGGTCTGGGAGATGCTGTTGAAAATCCCGCTCGGCTCCATGACCACCTATTCGGCGATCGCCCGCCATATGGGCAATCCCAAGGCGTCGCGCGCTGTGGGCACGGCGGTGGGAAAGAATCCGATCAGCTTTGTTGTGCCCTGCCATCGGGTTCTGGGCAAGGGCGGCTCGATATGCGGCTATCACTGGGGCCTGACGCGCAAACGCGCCATTCTCGGCTGGGAACAGGGCCATGTCGCTGGTAATGGCTAG
- a CDS encoding sulfate transporter family protein, with translation MLSPAFLALNQLFSKPFRTVLWKMLGITLLLLLLVGIAMQTGLEYLLSMESFLPGWAETAASILAGLGLFFGLGFLIIPVSAVVAGLFLDEVCSTVEETHYPHEGTGRDLPMIEAIVQTIRFLGVVIGVNLLVLILIPFLGLGVPLFFVANGYLLGREYFEQAALRFRSRQEVRELRSRHGAKIFLSGLLISVFVAIPFLNLLTPLFATAYMVHVYKWVTGSKPSRIEPATI, from the coding sequence ATGTTGTCTCCGGCCTTTCTGGCGCTTAATCAGCTTTTCTCCAAACCTTTCCGCACCGTGCTCTGGAAAATGTTGGGCATTACCCTGCTTTTGCTGCTGCTGGTCGGCATCGCCATGCAGACGGGGCTGGAATATCTGCTGAGCATGGAATCCTTCCTGCCCGGCTGGGCTGAAACCGCCGCCAGCATATTGGCCGGTCTGGGGCTTTTCTTCGGCCTCGGTTTTCTGATCATCCCGGTATCCGCCGTCGTTGCCGGTCTTTTTCTCGACGAGGTTTGCTCGACTGTTGAAGAGACCCATTATCCCCATGAAGGAACCGGACGCGATCTGCCGATGATAGAAGCGATTGTCCAGACCATTCGCTTCCTCGGGGTCGTCATCGGGGTCAACCTGCTGGTTCTGATCCTCATTCCCTTTCTGGGGCTTGGGGTTCCGCTGTTTTTCGTCGCCAACGGCTATCTGCTGGGCCGGGAATATTTCGAGCAGGCGGCTCTGCGCTTCAGGAGCCGACAGGAAGTCAGGGAGCTTCGCTCTCGTCACGGGGCCAAGATCTTTCTCTCCGGCCTGTTGATTTCGGTCTTTGTGGCCATACCCTTTCTCAACCTGCTGACACCCCTCTTTGCAACGGCCTATATGGTCCATGTCTATAAATGGGTAACAGGCTCAAAGCCGTCCCGCATCGAGCCAGCGACCATCTGA
- the coaA gene encoding type I pantothenate kinase produces the protein MKQTVTRQLSPYRVFTSDEWATLRADTPLTLTKPDLEKIKSLNDPISLREVEEIYLPLSRLLSYYVEFAKGLNNATQHFLGTNEPKTPFIIGIAGSVSVGKSTTARLLQTLLSRWPASPKVDLVTTDGFLLPNAVLEAEGLMRRKGFPESYDRTALIEFLTDIKAGKRNVRAPVYSHFYYDVMSTEAQIIDQPDILILEGLNVLQTSILPTDAKDIPFVSDFFDFSVYIDADEDMLHQWYLERFSRLRETAFRDPGSYFHRYSLIDESEAVSIANDLWSSINLVNLRENIFPTRPRADLVLRKEDGHAITTVMLRKL, from the coding sequence ATGAAGCAAACGGTAACCCGGCAACTGTCCCCCTACAGGGTTTTTACCAGCGATGAATGGGCAACCCTGCGTGCAGATACACCGCTGACCCTGACCAAGCCCGATCTTGAGAAAATCAAGAGTCTGAATGACCCGATTTCTCTCAGGGAAGTGGAGGAAATCTATCTCCCGCTCTCAAGGCTGCTAAGCTATTATGTCGAATTTGCCAAAGGTCTCAACAATGCGACGCAGCATTTTCTGGGTACCAATGAGCCAAAGACGCCCTTCATCATCGGCATTGCCGGTTCGGTTTCCGTTGGCAAATCCACCACGGCGCGCCTGCTGCAAACCCTTCTGAGCCGCTGGCCAGCCAGCCCGAAGGTGGATCTGGTGACCACCGATGGCTTTTTGCTGCCAAATGCTGTGCTGGAAGCTGAAGGCCTGATGCGTCGCAAGGGCTTTCCTGAGAGCTATGATCGCACGGCCCTGATCGAATTCCTGACAGATATCAAGGCAGGCAAGCGCAATGTCCGTGCACCGGTCTATTCCCACTTCTATTATGATGTGATGTCGACCGAAGCCCAGATCATCGATCAGCCCGATATCCTGATTCTGGAAGGCCTCAACGTGTTGCAGACCAGCATCCTGCCAACCGATGCCAAGGATATTCCCTTCGTCTCCGATTTCTTTGATTTCTCGGTCTATATCGATGCCGACGAGGATATGCTGCACCAATGGTATCTGGAACGCTTCTCACGCTTGCGCGAGACCGCCTTTCGCGATCCGGGCTCCTATTTTCATCGCTATTCACTGATTGATGAATCCGAAGCCGTCTCGATCGCCAATGATCTTTGGAGTTCCATCAACCTGGTCAATCTGAGGGAGAATATCTTCCCCACAAGACCGCGCGCCGATCTGGTCCTGCGCAAGGAAGACGGCCATGCGATCACGACCGTGATGCTGCGCAAGCTATAA
- the pyrF gene encoding orotidine-5'-phosphate decarboxylase yields the protein MSLSPRDRLIVPLDVPSVAEARDIVTDLGDSVSFYKIGYQLGYAGGFDLARELISEGKDIFMDLKLLDIDNTVEKGVASISTLGAKFLTIHAYPKAMRAAVAGRGKSGLNLLGVTVLTSMDDADLNDAGYRFSAGELVAQRAADARAAGMDGIVCSAHEASAMRAIVGPDMAIVTPGIRPEGTDVGDQKRVMTPKMAMAAGADYLVVGRPVLTASNRREMARSIVADIEAALS from the coding sequence ATGTCTCTTTCCCCTCGTGATCGCCTGATTGTACCACTCGATGTCCCTTCCGTGGCGGAAGCCCGGGACATCGTGACGGATCTCGGCGACAGTGTTTCCTTCTACAAGATCGGCTATCAGCTCGGCTATGCCGGTGGATTTGATCTTGCCCGCGAGCTGATCAGTGAAGGCAAGGATATCTTCATGGATCTCAAATTGCTCGATATCGACAATACGGTCGAGAAGGGTGTTGCTTCCATTTCGACTTTGGGCGCGAAATTCCTGACCATTCATGCCTATCCCAAGGCCATGCGGGCAGCGGTTGCCGGCCGGGGGAAAAGCGGCCTCAATCTGCTGGGCGTTACGGTTCTGACAAGCATGGATGACGCCGATCTCAATGATGCAGGCTATCGGTTTTCGGCTGGCGAACTGGTTGCACAGCGGGCTGCCGACGCGCGCGCGGCAGGCATGGACGGCATTGTCTGTTCAGCGCATGAGGCGAGCGCCATGCGGGCCATTGTCGGCCCTGATATGGCCATCGTGACGCCCGGCATTCGCCCTGAGGGAACCGATGTTGGTGACCAGAAGCGCGTCATGACACCGAAAATGGCGATGGCCGCAGGGGCGGATTATCTGGTGGTTGGACGGCCCGTACTGACCGCAAGCAATCGCAGGGAGATGGCGCGCTCCATTGTCGCGGATATCGAGGCGGCCCTTTCATAA